From the genome of Palaemon carinicauda isolate YSFRI2023 chromosome 6, ASM3689809v2, whole genome shotgun sequence, one region includes:
- the LOC137642459 gene encoding uncharacterized protein gives MLWLSIKDCASMEQQPFLTRQEEESQLINSAKENMKGLQLIFVCCLAAVAFANDGGNKRFFGGLNQAFGGGFGGISGGHGGGFGGGHGGGFGGINPGFGGGASQTCRRWCRTPEGQAYCCESNNEPETLPFVKPGQCPPVRPQCPPVRSFAPPQTCSNDSKCGGVDKCCFDRCLEEHVCKPPVGSGGFGGFGFGR, from the exons ATGTTGTGGTTAAGTATAAAGGACTGTGCTTCGATGGAACAGCAACCATTCCTCACAAGGCAAGAAGAAGAATCACAGCTCATCAACTCTGCTAAGGAAAATATGAAG ggACTTCAGCTTATTTTCGTCTGCTGTCTGGCAGCTGTTGCCTTTGCAAATGATGGAGGAAATAAACGATTCTTTGGAGGATTAAATCAAGCAtttggaggaggatttggaggtaTCAGTGGAGGACATGGGGGTGGCTTTGGAGGAGGACATGGAGGTGGCTTTGGAGGAATCAACCCAGGCTTTGGAGGGGGTGCTTCCCAGACATGCAGACGTTGGTGCCGAACTCCCGAGGGACAGGCCTACTGCTGTGAGAGCAACAACGAGCCTGAAACCCTTCCCTTCGTCAAGCCAGGTCAATGCCCTCCCGTAAGACCTCAGTGCCCACCCGTCAGGAGCTTTGCCCCTCCACAGACATGCTCCAATGACAGCAAGTGCGGAGGCGTCGACAAGTGCTGCTTCGACAGGTGTCTCGAGGAACACGTCTGCAAACCCCCTGTTGGATCTGGAGGCTTCGGAGGATTCGGTTTTGGAAGATAA